A genomic segment from Zygotorulaspora mrakii chromosome 1, complete sequence encodes:
- a CDS encoding uncharacterized protein (similar to Saccharomyces cerevisiae YMR315W) produces the protein MTVLNVGIVGTGIFARARHLPSYQELPNDFKVVAAFNRTKSKALDFAKVAGIPEDKVFDNLDDLLKDKDVSFIDALVPVQFNVATAEKAIAAGKPILIEKPIAANMKQARELVKLADSTPLPIGIAENWLHLTCIDVVKPHLKRIGPIVSFTHNATGPFVTESKYLATTWRQHPEHIGGFLSDGGVHQLALVTHLVGNFGSVSALTRQLRPESGTDDIVFSTVQIKDSDVIGTFTYGSAYGATDKSVFLKIYGKNGSVVIDLSDKRNSVVKVQVGDSAETAGKEEVYPVPTDESFGVDSEFLNFHEAVVKKDKNLYLGNTRAAFHHLACVAAFLESASKHGANVEVETI, from the coding sequence atgaCGGTATTGAATGTTGGAATTGTCGGTACAGGTATTTTCGCAAGAGCAAGACACTTGCCTTCGTACCAAGAGTTGCCTAATGATTTCAAGGTAGTTGCTGCGTTCAACAGGACAAAGAGCAAGGCATTGGACTTTGCAAAGGTTGCAGGCATTCCAGAAGACAAGGTTTTCGATAACTTGGATGACTTGCTGAAGGATAAGGACGTTTCGTTCATCGATGCGTTGGTCCCAGTGCAGTTCAACGTTGCTACCGCGGAGAAAGCCATTGCAGCGGGCAAACCTATCCTGATTGAGAAACCAATTGCCGCAAATATGAAGCAAGCCAGAGAACTTGTTAAGCTTGCGGATTCTACACCTTTGCCAATTGGAATTGCTGAAAATTGGTTACATTTGACGTGTATCGATGTCGTTAAGCCACATTTGAAACGTATTGGCCCTATTGTGAGTTTCACACATAATGCTACCGGTCCGTTTGTGACGGAAAGCAAGTATTTAGCCACTACGTGGAGACAACATCCTGAGCACATTGGTGGATTCCTTTCTGATGGTGGTGTTCATCAGTTAGCGTTGGTGACTCATCTTGTCGGTAATTTTGGCAGCGTCTCTGCTCTAACGAGGCAATTGCGCCCTGAGTCGGGCACTGACGACATTGTCTTTTCTACTGTTCAAATCAAAGATAGTGACGTTATAGGAACCTTCACCTATGGTTCCGCTTATGGTGCCACTGATAAATCagttttcttgaaaatctaTGGGAAAAATGGGTCAGTTGTCATCGATTTGTCAGATAAGAGGAACTCGGTCGTTAAAGTTCAAGTCGGTGACTCTGCTGAAACAGCTGGTAAAGAAGAAGTCTATCCAGTCCCAACAGACGAATCATTTGGTGTCGATTCAGAATTCCTGAATTTTCATGAAGCTGTTGTTaagaaagataaaaatttaTACCTCGGTAACACCAGAGCAGCTTTCCACCATTTGGCATGTGTTGCAGCTTTCTTGGAATCCGCTTCCAAGCATGGTGCTAACGTTGAAGTTGAGACgatttga
- the SPT20 gene encoding Spt20p (similar to Saccharomyces cerevisiae SPT20 (YOL148C); ancestral locus Anc_3.2), with protein MNGSPGSYSNHGFGIPVNGGNRTSGGGPVNAQRSMNAQQMLQQQQAQQTQLQQKQRMLLQQRALQQQKQQQASQNYEAQFYQLLMTLNEKPKRIYNFVETTDLTLKKYEQYRPSFEFHIYENNYKICAPANTRLQQQQKTPELTSDGLILNKNNAILKEFLECVARGRIPEAIMEVLRDSNIQFYEGNLILQVYDHTNTVDVISRDQKPQAQGSPQAQGSPQSQVNDQEQGQNSHQRQPTKQEPREEHEDHEAQMTPENSRSSMNYVRQPGSTNSFSSQQGTNGGDNSSQSSSIPGSNKPVPSTFKRPRVYRTLLRPSDLTHYYDTMSYADHTRFSDSIYQQLESETLSLTKRNLSLAVQLNPYEHKDKLEDTLFAMPSWDEKRNKLSHVHRTESKVPGSKGVVGHIDEHEELPQHYSNYEQMMMIMSERTTTSTNSTFAASLTKNASQTDVADASKSGNGKNLGSTSGNGNAGSRSSSSTNQVAIAAAAAAAAAGLTVGNENNQFSRLKFIEQWRINKEKRKQQSLNNNMAPGAYNRVISMATPLTSQSQFSQHTPNGRNDVGNSESTSFQQNQQQQQQQQQQQKANAKRALNDKSKAKKPRKTKKNANAENATAEGQVKKKRVTKKK; from the coding sequence ATGAATGGATCTCCAGGCTCCTATAGTAATCATGGGTTTGGGATTCCCGTCAATGGTGGGAATCGGACGAGTGGTGGTGGACCTGTTAACGCTCAAAGGTCAATGAATGCTCAGCAAATGctacaacaacagcagGCACAACAAACACAGCTGCAACAGAAGCAGAGAATGCTTCTGCAACAAAGGGCGTTACAACAACAGAAACAGCAGCAAGCCTCTCAAAATTATGAGGCTCAATTTTACCAACTGTTGATGacattgaatgaaaagCCAAAGCGAATCTacaattttgttgaaacCACAGATTTGACGTTAAAAAAGTACGAGCAGTATAGGCCAAGTTTTGAGTTCCATATTTATGAAAATAATTATAAAATATGTGCACCTGCAAACACGCGActgcaacagcaacagaaGACGCCTGAGCTTACAAGTGATGGTTTAATattaaacaaaaataatgcgATACTTAAGGAATTCTTGGAGTGCGTTGCCAGAGGCAGGATACCAGAAGCGATAATGGAAGTTCTTCGGGATTCCAATATACAGTTTTACGAGGGAAATTTGATACTACAAGTTTACGACCATACCAATACTGTGGATGTTATTTCGAGGGATCAGAAGCCACAGGCTCAGGGTAGTCCACAGGCTCAGGGCAGCCCACAGAGTCAAGTTAATGATCAAGAACAAGGTCAAAACTCACACCAACGCCAGCCGACTAAGCAAGAACCACGAGAAGAACATGAGGACCATGAAGCACAAATGACTCCTGAGAACTCACGGTCATCCATGAATTATGTCAGGCAGCCAGGAAGTACAAATTCCTTCTCTTCCCAGCAAGGCACAAATGGGGGAGACAACAGTTCACAATCTTCTTCTATACCGGGCTCAAATAAACCGGTACCATCCACTTTCAAAAGGCCAAGAGTATATCGGACACTCTTGAGGCCTAGTGATTTGACTCACTACTATGATACAATGTCATACGCTGATCATACGAGATTTTCTGACAGTATATACCAACAACTGGAGTCTGAAACGTTGTCTTTAACAAAGCGCAATCTATCACTAGCTGTTCAACTGAATCCCTATGAACACAAGGACAAGTTGGAGGATACTTTGTTTGCCATGCCCTCTTGGGATGAAAAAAGGAACAAATTATCTCATGTTCACCGAACAGAATCTAAAGTTCCAGGGAGTAAGGGAGTCGTTGGCCATATTGATGAACATGAAGAATTGCCTCAGCATTACTCCAATTACGaacaaatgatgatgataatgagTGAACGTACTACTACATCTACAAACTCTACTTTTGCTGCCTCACTTACGAAGAATGCATCACAGACAGATGTTGCCGACGCCTCTAAATCtggaaatggaaagaatcTTGGATCAACGTCTGGGAATGGAAACGCCGGTAGCAGATCTTCATCTAGTACTAATCAGGTTGCaattgctgctgctgctgccgCCGCTGCAGCAGGTCTGACTGTGGGAAACGAAAACAACCAATTCAGTAGATTGAAGTTCATAGAGCAGTGGAGaataaataaagaaaaaagaaagcaacAGTCTTTAAATAATAACATGGCACCTGGTGCATATAATAGAGTGATATCAATGGCAACACCGTTGACGTCTCAAAGTCAGTTCTCTCAGCATACACCAAATGGTCGCAATGATGTAGGAAATAGCGAGTCCACCTCTTTTCAGCAAAAccaacagcagcaacaacaacaacaacaacaacaaaagGCAAACGCTAAACGTGCATTAAATGACAAATCAAAGGCAAAAAAGCCCCGCAAGACCAAGAAGAATGCAAATGCTGAGAACGCAACCGCTGAAGGGCaagtaaagaaaaaacGTGTGACCAAGAAGAAGTAG
- the PSF3 gene encoding DNA replication protein PSF3 (similar to Saccharomyces cerevisiae PSF3 (YOL146W); ancestral locus Anc_3.4) encodes MGYFDIEDVLADSVEVPCKFQFKMPGLGYLEGNPGRAIEKNSKLNLPLWLARILAIVGGGSDEDTEYEPEEPIPFVELLKPDFFATKFINSAKASPESLDVHSVNAYFYSLAVKWITLFEDKELASVVSEMLLARALEINNHAGSVNIVTSTTTTDSRLESHSVHFESANKNSQFLMTLDQFEKDLHRHAHDSYKQTKRWMVER; translated from the coding sequence ATGGGATACTTTGATATAGAAGATGTCTTAGCAGATAGTGTTGAAGTGCCTTGTAAATTCCAATTTAAGATGCCAGGATTGGGCTATCTGGAAGGCAATCCAGGAAGAGCCATCGAAAAGAATTCTAAACTCAACTTGCCCTTATGGTTGGCTAGAATACTTGCAATTGTTGGCGGAGGTAGTGATGAAGATACAGAATATGAGCCAGAAGAACCTATACCGTTTGTCGAGCTACTGAAACCAGACTTTTTCGCTACAAAATTTATAAATTCCGCAAAGGCGAGCCCTGAAAGCCTAGATGTACATTCTGTCAATGcatatttttattctttggCTGTGAAGTGGATAACTTTGTTCGAGGACAAGGAGCTGGCGTCTGTTGTGAGCGAGATGTTGCTGGCGAGGGCACTTGAGATTAACAATCATGCTGGAAGCGTCAATATTGTGACAAGCACAACAACCACAGACAGTCGTCTTGAGTCACACAGCGTTCATTTCGAGTCTGCCAATAAGAATTCGCAATTTTTAATGACACTCGACCAATTCGAAAAAGATTTACATAGGCATGCACACGATTCCTACAAACAAACGAAGAGGTGGATGGTGGAGAGGTGA
- the DCP1 gene encoding Dcp1p (similar to Saccharomyces cerevisiae DCP1 (YOL149W); ancestral locus Anc_3.1) produces the protein MATKNMEAAATTMDIYRKALNFNVIGRYDPKIKQLLFHTPHASVYKWDFANDEWTKLEYQGVLAIYLRDVHDEQDVLPAQDGSEQNNTANNATDSANCGAVLTGRDIYNYGLIILNRMNPDNFSMGIVPNSVINKRKVFNASEDAENPLECMGVEVKDDLVIIKNLKHEVYGIWIHTVADRQNIYELIKYLLENDPKDTFA, from the coding sequence ATGGCTACCAAAAACATGGAGGCAGCTGCCACGACAATGGACATCTACCGAAAAGCGCTGAATTTCAACGTTATTGGCCGGTATGATCCCAAGATAAAACAGTTGCTATTCCACACACCGCATGCCTCAGTCTATAAGTGGGATTTTGCAAATGACGAGTGGACCAAATTAGAGTATCAAGGCGTTCTGGCAATATATCTTAGAGATGTTCACGATGAGCAGGACGTCCTCCCCGCACAGGATGGCAGTGAACAGAATAATACAGCGAACAATGCCACAGATTCGGCAAACTGCGGTGCAGTCTTAACTGGCCGTGACATATACAACTACGGGCTTATTATTCTGAACAGAATGAACCCGGATAATTTCTCGATGGGTATTGTGCCCAACAGCGTCATCAATAAGAGAAAGGTTTTCAATGCTTCtgaagatgctgaaaatCCTTTGGAATGTATGGGAGTCGAAGTTAAGGATGATCTAGTAATAATTAAGAATCTTAAACATGAAGTATATGGCATTTGGATTCATACGGTTGCAGACAGACAAAATATTTATGAACTAATCAAATATTTATTAGAGAATGACCCCAAAGACACTTTCGCATGA
- the CTR9 gene encoding Ctr9p (similar to Saccharomyces cerevisiae CTR9 (YOL145C); ancestral locus Anc_3.5) — protein METAMSAGYPTIKWATSLDIPLRASEEVVSIDLDNDLPDDPADLKTLLVEEGSDKEHWLTISEAYCNHGRTRAGIRLIELALENFENKDKAPLHTFLTWAHLKVSKENLNNPAIRIEALTKAEEHLKSAIGFDPTSIGNMLATIDLYYQRGHYDRALETLDLFVKNIYEEDRRNGRASKPNSLFLLLRAKLLFQKKNFQASLRSFQELLVINPVMQPDPRIGIGLCFWHLKDYKIAVTSWKRALELNAEDKSAAILVLLGDFHNTLSSRDDHGFKESYSKALEDLKNLYSTDKENPVLLALLQSYFYFTRNFKKVLEIYENRIKPLEATTTKTVLSEAKFWCGRAYYSLRDYRNAFAMFQECLKLDEDNLLARFGLGQTQIKNKLVEEGILTFENLYKNFENIQELNYMLGLLYAIKSLDSQNRKDITRGEALKYNEKAIQHLEKYIKLTTSKKNQIVVPRAYLLISQLYETQNNYKQSLETLSKALEQYNEMENGNIPLEVLNNLGCFHFITGDFEKAHEFIEKAQNQATGSSVITIGYNLARSSGFGDKTESQSVYDKILSAHPGYIDARIRSLLLKYYQQQEVGIIQKEANELFSQNKDNLEVRAFYSWYLKHNKKNAKENNDMETAHNKETLVKYNSHDLYALISLGNLYCIIARAEKKSAKVKEQESSKQSYLKAVQLFQKVLQLDAFNVFAAQGIAIVFAETKRMGSALEILRKVRDSLDNIDVHVNISHCLLEMHDYSKAIESYEFALKKYGNKHNEAVIHNLLGKAWYSRGIKEKSLEFFQKALANVEMAIEITEQNSVLQGKFATSLRYNTALLHFQIAETLRRSNVKDRKLDDIVKAMDGLVVGLNYLKSLKNAEEFVIIPKEELEQRIQLGETTMKNALERSIKEQEEYALEQAKKMEDARRILEENEAQRREQLQNEEEASRLKLEKQKEEYRRLQDEAQKLIQERESMAVIDDQKSDVSDGEYGSDKDANKSKKRGGRKRKTSSKAAPEGKKRRKKNRESKSSEPSEPQLEEDEKTDGNDNNDDEDVAVNAGRRKARKVALSEEFIEESDENSDHSDDDKAENTNERQSDNDVDDLF, from the coding sequence ATGGAGACTGCTATGTCTGCCGGGTATCCAACTATCAAATGGGCGACATCTTTAGATATTCCTCTAAGGGCGTCCGAAGAGGTTGTGAGTATCGACTTGGACAATGATTTACCAGACGATCCCGCCGATTTGAAGACGCTCTTGGTAGAAGAGGGTTCTGATAAGGAACATTGGTTGACAATCTCGGAAGCATATTGCAACCATGGTAGGACTAGAGCTGGGATAAGGTTGATTGAACTCGCTCtggaaaactttgaaaacaaagatAAAGCTCCCCTTCACACCTTTTTGACATGGGCACATTTGAAAGTGTCTAAGGAAAACTTAAATAATCCTGCTATCAGGATAGAGGCTCTCACGAAAGCAGAAGAGCATTTGAAGAGTGCAATTGGGTTCGATCCTACATCGATTGGTAATATGTTGGCAACGATAGATCTGTACTATCAAAGAGGTCATTATGACAGAGCATTGGAAACATTAGATCTGTTCGTTAAAAATATCTATGAAGAAGATCGTAGGAACGGCAGAGCTTCAAAGCCCAACTCcttatttttattattgaGGGCTAAGcttttatttcaaaaaaagaactttcAAGCAAGTCTGCGGTCCTTTCAAGAGCTATTGGTAATAAATCCAGTGATGCAACCAGATCCAAGGATTGGCATTGGGCTCTGCTTTTGGCACCTCAAGGATTACAAAATTGCCGTAACCTCTTGGAAGAGAGCCCTTGAATTAAACGCTGAAGACAAGAGCGCAGCTATTCTTGTTTTATTGGGTGACTTTCACAATACACTTTCCTCTAGAGATGATCATGGATTCAAAGAAAGCTATTCAAAAGCGTTGGAGGACCTCAAAAATCTTTATAGCACTGATAAGGAAAACCCGGTTCTACTGGCTTTGCTACAGAGTTACTTTTACTTCACAcgaaattttaaaaaagtgCTGGAAATTTACGAAAACCGTATCAAGCCTCTTGAAGCAACGACTACCAAGACAGTTTTGTCCGAGGCAAAATTCTGGTGCGGTAGGGCCTACTATTCTTTGCGAGATTATAGGAACGCATTCGCAATGTTTCAAGAGTGCTTGAAattagatgaagataaCTTGCTAGCAAGATTTGGACTGGGTCAAActcaaatcaaaaacaagcTAGTTGAAGAGGGTATCCttacttttgaaaatttgtaCAAAAACTTCGAAAATATTCAAGAGCTGAATTACATGCTTGGCCTACTATATGCTATCAAAAGTTTGGATTCCCAGAATCGAAAAGATATTACAAGAGGGGAGGCCTTGAAATACAACGAGAAAGCAATTCAGCATTTAGAGAAATACATAAAGCTTACAACATCTAAGAAGAATCAAATCGTTGTTCCTCGCGCTTATTTGTTGATTTCACAGCTTTATGAAACTCAAAATAATTATAAGCAGTCATTGGaaactttatcaaaagCTTTGGAACAATACAAcgaaatggaaaatggCAATATCCCTCTTGAAGTGTTAAACAATCTAGGGtgttttcatttcatcACCGGTGACTTTGAGAAGGCGCATGAATTCATCGAAAAGGCACAAAACCAAGCAACAGGAAGTTCGGTTATTACCATCGGTTATAATTTAGCCAGATCGTCCGGATTCGGAGATAAAACAGAATCACAATCCGTGTATGATAAAATATTATCGGCGCATCCTGGTTATATTGATGCACGAATCAGAAGTCTGTTACTTAAATATTATCAACAGCAAGAAGTTGGCATAATACAGAAAGAAGCTAATGAATTATTCTCTCAAAACAAAGACAATTTGGAAGTTCGTGCCTTTTACAGTTGGTACCTGAAACAtaataagaaaaatgcCAAGGAAAATAACGATATGGAAACTGCTCATAATAAGGAGACATTGGTAAAATATAATTCCCATGATCTATATGCACTAATTTCACTTGGTAATCTGTATTGTATTATTGCCagagcagaaaaaaaatcagcaaaagTGAAGGAACAAGAAAGCTCAAAGCAATCGTATTTGAAGGCAGTGcaattatttcaaaaggtCTTGCAACTAGACGCTTTCAATGTTTTTGCAGCCCAAGGTATTGCCATCGTTTTTGCTGAAACCAAAAGAATGGGTTCTGCATtagaaattttgagaaaggTCAGAGATTCTCTTGATAATATAGACGTTCATGTAAACATTTCGCATTGTTTACTTGAAATGCATGACTACTCAAAGGCGATAGAAAGTTACGAGTTTGCATTGAAAAAGTATGGCAATAAACATAATGAAGCAGTTATTCACAATCTGCTGGGCAAAGCGTGGTATTCCAGGGGTATCAAAGAAAAGTCACTggaatttttccaaaaagcTCTGGCAAATGTTGAGATGGCAATTGAAATTACCGAACAGAATTCAGTCCTACAAGGTAAATTTGCTACTAGCCTGAGGTATAATACAGCCTTgctgcattttcaaatcgCTGAGACTTTGAGAAGATCCAACGTCAAGGATCGTAAACTTGATGATATTGTAAAGGCGATGGATGGTCTGGTAGTTGGTTTAAATTACCtaaaaagtttgaagaatGCAGAGGAATTTGTCATTATTCCAAAGGAAGAGTTGGAGCAACGTATCCAACTTGGTGAAAcgacaatgaaaaatgcattAGAACGTAGTATTaaggaacaagaagaatacGCTCTAGAGcaagcaaagaaaatggaagaCGCACGTAGgattttggaagaaaatgaagcaCAAAGAAGAGAACAGTtacaaaatgaagaagaagcttcTAGGCTAAAGCTGGAGAAACAGAAAGAGGAATATAGAAGACTGCAAGATGAGGCTCAAAAACTAATTCAAGAACGTGAAAGTATGGCAGTCATAGATGATCAAAAAAGTGACGTTAGTGATGGCGAATATGGTTCCGATAAGGATGCAAATAAATCCAAGAAGAGGGGTGgcaggaaaagaaaaacatcTTCTAAAGCAGCACCAGAAgggaagaaaagaaggaagaagaatcGTGAGAGTAAATCTAGCGAGCCTAGTGAGCCACagctggaagaagatgaaaagacCGACGGCAATGATAacaatgatgatgaagacgTTGCGGTAAATGCAGGGAGGCGTAAGGCCAGAAAGGTAGCACTTTCAGAGGAGTTTATCgaagaaagtgatgaaaacTCTGATCACTCTGACGATGACAAAGCAGAAAATACGAACGAACGCCAATCCGATAATGACGTTGATGATTTATtctga
- the PEX11 gene encoding Pex11p (similar to Saccharomyces cerevisiae PEX11 (YOL147C); ancestral locus Anc_3.3), with translation MVYDTVVYHPSLTRLIKFLDSSAGREKVLRLLQYLSRFLAVQQSSLLAKQLQAQFTFVRKILRFLKPLNHLQAAAKFYDNKLSGDSLIRYANIVKNLAYAGYLTLDQVNLLRILKIIPVTPLSGKKIPRWTNICWFIGLLSGIVLDLRNMHLSQTRILALLSEQEKADTDDKKLLNTAYKQRYAATRRLIWDAIDSFIVLNNLNYLHNQDGYIALGGIATSLFGLQDLWKAASKN, from the coding sequence ATGGTATACGATACAGTAGTTTATCATCCATCGCTTACGAGACTTATCAAGTTCTTAGATAGCTCAGCGGGAAGAGAGAAAGTTCTGCGTCTTCTGCAGTACTTGAGTCGCTTTCTCGCAGTGCAGCAATCGTCCCTGCTGGCGAAACAGTTGCAGGCGCAGTTTACATTTGTGAGAAAAATTCTGCGGTTTCTCAAGCCCCTAAATCATTTACAGGCAGCGGCTAAATTTTATGACAATAAGCTTTCTGGAGATTCGCTTATTCGCTATGCAAATATTGTCAAGAACTTGGCTTACGCAGGATATTTGACGCTTGACCAGGTGAATCTGTTGCGCATTCTCAAGATAATCCCGGTCACGCCGCTGAGCGGTAAGAAAATACCACGTTGGACCAACATTTGTTGGTTTATTGGTTTGTTAAGTGGTATTGTCTTGGATTTACGCAACATGCATCTGTCGCAAACACGTATTTTGGCTTTGTTATCGGAACAGGAGAAGGCCGACACTGACGATAAAAAGCTGCTAAATACAGCTTACAAACAGAGGTACGCAGCTACGAGAAGACTTATTTGGGACGCAATTGATTCATTCATAGTTTTGAACAACTTGAATTATTTGCATAATCAAGATGGTTATATTGCACTGGGAGGTATCGCAACTTCGCTATTTGGGCTGCAAGATTTGTGGAAGGCTGCATCCAAAAACTGA